Proteins encoded in a region of the Oscillospiraceae bacterium MB24-C1 genome:
- a CDS encoding glycosyltransferase — protein sequence MPKLRFHLLGQAHLETHKRNSSCAFNQKIINLAKMIKEYGHTIYFYGVEDSQVTCDKFIQVSTQEVLKRTYGDYDRSTNFYKQDPNDYAHQYFNMNAISAILKNKQERDILLCPMGIYQKPIADAVGLLTIESGIGYPAVFAPHRIFESYAWMHYIYGKLKIDDGVWYDAVIPNYFDPDDFPFQPNKQDYLLYFGRIISRKGVKVASDIAKATGHQLYVVGQGSLDNPNEGLSLGLEKHILYKPAVGPEERAELLGNAKAVLMPTFYLEPFGGVNIEAQLCGTPVITTDWGAFPETVLHGVTGYRCRVFEEFCWAVDNISNIDPIKCREWSEKNYSMKRISKMYEEYFQRVYHLFDDGWSAKNQDRKELSWLERYYPNITI from the coding sequence ATGCCAAAATTACGATTTCATCTCTTAGGTCAGGCTCATTTAGAAACGCATAAACGCAACTCATCCTGTGCTTTTAATCAGAAAATAATCAATTTAGCTAAAATGATAAAAGAATATGGCCATACAATATATTTTTATGGTGTTGAGGATTCTCAAGTGACATGTGATAAGTTCATTCAAGTATCAACACAAGAAGTTCTCAAACGTACTTATGGCGATTACGATAGGTCAACTAATTTCTATAAACAAGACCCCAATGATTATGCACATCAGTATTTCAATATGAATGCCATCAGTGCGATTTTAAAAAATAAGCAAGAACGAGATATCTTATTATGTCCCATGGGTATATATCAAAAGCCAATAGCAGATGCTGTCGGCCTTCTGACAATAGAGTCCGGAATAGGTTATCCAGCCGTATTTGCACCCCATCGTATTTTTGAATCATATGCGTGGATGCATTATATTTACGGTAAACTAAAGATCGATGATGGCGTCTGGTATGATGCTGTAATACCAAATTATTTTGACCCTGACGATTTTCCGTTCCAACCAAATAAGCAGGATTATCTTTTGTATTTTGGAAGAATTATTAGCCGAAAAGGGGTTAAGGTTGCTTCTGACATAGCTAAAGCAACTGGGCATCAGTTATATGTGGTAGGTCAAGGTTCTCTGGATAATCCAAATGAAGGACTTAGTCTGGGTTTAGAAAAGCATATATTATATAAACCGGCTGTTGGGCCAGAAGAAAGAGCTGAATTATTGGGAAATGCCAAAGCAGTTTTAATGCCCACTTTTTATCTGGAGCCATTTGGAGGCGTTAACATAGAGGCACAGCTTTGTGGAACACCTGTTATCACTACTGACTGGGGGGCTTTTCCGGAAACAGTTTTGCACGGTGTAACCGGTTATCGTTGCAGGGTTTTTGAAGAATTTTGTTGGGCCGTGGACAATATTTCTAACATAGACCCGATAAAATGCCGCGAGTGGTCAGAAAAAAATTACTCAATGAAACGTATAAGTAAAATGTATGAAGAGTATTTCCAAAGAGTTTACCATCTTTTTGATGATGGATGGTCTGCAAAAAATCAAGATCGCAAAGAGTTGAGCTGGCTGGAACGTTACTACCCAAACATTACAATATGA
- a CDS encoding cellulose biosynthesis cyclic di-GMP-binding regulatory protein BcsB, whose amino-acid sequence MKTKKRRWAAVFLFLIFWAQIGGLLPVNAAEPDAATNGPEVQSEVLSQTDLNLTGQGDAPYIHEESFGSDQSLTGLFSQTIRYFQAGEWDIRGATLTLRYDVSQLADNTVSSLTFTLNKTMFYSVRPTPGQNGKTQELLIPIPIDQIKAGQNELTIEAYIRTQDRLPCVDDVSLANWLQIFGDSTVSISYYPTMPCNTLADCYEQFTSIDALENRQSTVFVRDGGTDAELTATTLALAGLSGQAQMAYENIALQSLTDEQTLFSGKYRIFISRYDALLPSVKERLTDEQRQAAEQDAVMTLIKSNGSNVLLITGNNDAAMINAGMLLGNASYMSQARTLWRRVTADENMLMQKSEITQYRQLTEAGSYVDGLFRQSISYYMELPANRRLSTSSQVSLSMRYSENLDFNRSLVTIYVNDQPIGSKKLDKEKAQGDTIRLDIPADLMVNGNFSVRVSFDLEMQDAWCTLNQGQQPWAYVTNESMLKLMPVDFEGIIFEGYPSPFVKDGSFNNVVMVMPDSPGAADFEALRQITLTFGRFLKDNTGVLRVAHMSNTGDLKQSNVIAIGRLETNLIVQQINNMMFFQFSPQGTTIGSNEKMTIDPNYGTTLGTVQLLNSPYSEQKRALMVVTGVSDNAMLRGVEYIGLTDNLWKLYGDGYVADGVDIFPFRFKEDNAKRESLIEQLASRGDIHKLVLAVGLALMLIVVSAVMLIRKYGRQGRT is encoded by the coding sequence TTGAAAACCAAAAAAAGAAGATGGGCTGCTGTTTTTTTATTTCTTATCTTCTGGGCGCAGATTGGCGGCTTATTACCCGTTAATGCTGCCGAACCAGATGCCGCAACAAACGGCCCAGAGGTGCAAAGTGAGGTTTTAAGCCAAACCGATCTGAACCTGACCGGACAGGGGGATGCGCCTTACATCCATGAAGAATCATTTGGGAGCGATCAGAGTTTAACCGGTCTGTTTTCTCAGACGATCAGATATTTTCAAGCAGGCGAATGGGATATTCGTGGCGCGACGCTGACATTGCGCTACGACGTGTCCCAACTGGCTGACAACACTGTTTCAAGTCTGACTTTTACGCTGAACAAGACCATGTTTTACTCCGTTCGGCCGACGCCTGGCCAAAACGGAAAAACGCAGGAGCTTTTGATTCCAATTCCGATTGATCAGATTAAGGCGGGGCAGAATGAGCTGACAATAGAAGCTTATATTCGTACACAGGACAGGTTGCCATGTGTCGACGATGTTTCGTTGGCGAACTGGCTTCAGATTTTTGGTGACTCCACCGTTTCTATCAGCTATTATCCAACGATGCCCTGTAACACACTGGCTGACTGCTATGAGCAGTTCACTAGCATCGACGCGCTTGAAAACCGGCAAAGCACGGTGTTTGTACGCGACGGTGGCACCGATGCAGAGTTAACCGCCACCACGTTGGCGCTGGCGGGGCTATCAGGCCAAGCCCAAATGGCATATGAGAATATTGCCCTGCAAAGCTTAACCGATGAACAAACGCTCTTTTCGGGGAAATATCGAATCTTTATCAGCCGGTATGACGCTCTTTTACCCAGCGTCAAAGAACGGCTCACCGACGAACAGCGACAGGCGGCGGAACAGGACGCTGTTATGACGCTGATAAAAAGTAATGGCAGCAACGTGCTGTTGATCACCGGCAACAATGACGCAGCCATGATCAATGCCGGTATGCTTTTGGGCAACGCTAGTTATATGTCACAGGCGCGCACACTGTGGCGGCGGGTGACTGCGGATGAAAACATGCTGATGCAAAAATCTGAAATTACGCAATACCGCCAGCTGACCGAAGCGGGAAGTTATGTGGACGGCCTGTTCCGTCAGAGCATTTCATACTACATGGAGCTGCCGGCCAACAGAAGACTTTCCACCTCAAGCCAGGTCAGCCTCTCGATGCGCTATTCCGAGAACCTGGACTTTAATCGCTCTCTGGTCACCATCTATGTTAACGACCAGCCTATTGGTAGTAAGAAGCTCGATAAAGAAAAGGCGCAGGGTGACACTATCCGCCTAGATATTCCGGCTGACTTGATGGTCAATGGTAATTTTTCGGTGCGCGTATCGTTCGACCTCGAAATGCAGGACGCATGGTGTACGCTGAATCAAGGGCAGCAACCCTGGGCTTATGTCACCAACGAGAGTATGCTTAAACTGATGCCGGTCGATTTTGAGGGCATAATATTTGAAGGGTATCCCAGCCCGTTTGTTAAGGACGGTAGTTTCAACAATGTTGTGATGGTGATGCCTGATTCGCCCGGTGCGGCTGATTTTGAAGCACTACGACAGATTACGCTGACCTTTGGCCGGTTTTTAAAGGACAACACCGGCGTATTGCGGGTCGCCCATATGTCAAATACCGGGGATTTAAAGCAGTCCAACGTCATCGCTATTGGGCGTCTTGAGACGAACCTTATTGTCCAACAAATCAATAATATGATGTTCTTCCAATTCAGCCCCCAGGGAACGACGATTGGCTCTAACGAGAAGATGACGATAGACCCCAACTACGGTACAACCCTTGGCACAGTGCAGCTGCTCAACTCGCCCTACAGCGAGCAAAAGCGCGCATTGATGGTGGTGACTGGCGTCAGCGATAATGCGATGCTGCGCGGTGTGGAATATATCGGATTGACCGATAACCTCTGGAAGCTTTATGGCGATGGCTATGTCGCTGACGGTGTGGATATTTTCCCGTTCCGGTTTAAGGAAGATAACGCCAAGCGCGAATCGCTAATTGAACAGCTGGCCTCCCGCGGAGACATTCATAAACTTGTGCTTGCAGTGGGATTGGCGCTGATGCTTATTGTGGTATCTGCAGTGATGCTGATTAGAAAATACGGAAGGCAGGGGCGGACATGA
- a CDS encoding pyridoxal phosphate-dependent aminotransferase encodes MKNRIAARMSLLAPSGIRKVNEKALAMERAGEPIIHFEIGRPDFDTPEYIKRACEESLKKGEVFYTSNFGDMALREVIAQKLTRENDVAYKPAEILVTVGLSEAVFDVLCTILDEGDEILVPDPVWMNYLNVPRLLGATPVTYTLREENDYQIDLAEVGAKITEKTKALVLVTPNNPTGGVLSEQTLRGLAKIAVEKDVMVIADEIYERLIYDDAKHISIASLPGMKERTFTLNGLSKAFSMTGWRIGYVAAPEEYIAALNKIHQHNTTCAPSFVQKASIAALRDEQNEVADMVKEYQRRRDYAVAAINAIPGLSCRCPKGAFYIFINIKALNRPSAEVAQFLLEQAKIALVPGDVFGPGGEGYLRMSFANSYENVVEGCKRLQEAVAVLK; translated from the coding sequence ATGAAGAACCGCATAGCAGCCCGTATGTCGCTTTTAGCCCCTTCAGGCATTCGAAAGGTCAACGAAAAGGCGTTGGCAATGGAGCGGGCCGGAGAACCTATCATTCACTTCGAAATTGGCCGCCCTGATTTTGATACGCCTGAATATATCAAGCGCGCCTGTGAAGAGAGCCTGAAAAAAGGCGAGGTATTTTACACCTCTAATTTTGGCGATATGGCATTGCGCGAAGTGATTGCACAGAAATTAACGCGTGAGAATGATGTGGCATATAAGCCCGCTGAGATTCTTGTTACAGTGGGCCTCTCTGAAGCGGTGTTCGACGTTTTGTGCACCATTCTCGACGAGGGGGATGAAATCTTGGTCCCTGACCCGGTGTGGATGAATTATCTCAACGTACCGCGCCTATTGGGCGCAACGCCGGTGACCTATACGCTGCGGGAGGAAAATGACTATCAGATCGACTTGGCGGAGGTTGGCGCAAAAATTACCGAAAAAACCAAGGCACTGGTACTGGTGACACCCAACAACCCCACCGGGGGTGTTCTATCGGAGCAGACGCTTCGCGGTCTAGCCAAAATTGCCGTTGAAAAGGATGTTATGGTAATTGCTGATGAAATTTATGAGAGGCTGATTTACGACGATGCTAAGCATATCAGCATCGCCTCGCTGCCCGGCATGAAAGAACGCACCTTCACTCTCAACGGCCTGTCAAAAGCGTTTTCAATGACCGGTTGGCGTATCGGTTATGTTGCTGCACCCGAGGAATATATTGCAGCGTTAAACAAAATTCATCAGCATAACACCACCTGTGCCCCATCCTTCGTACAGAAGGCCTCTATCGCGGCGTTGCGTGACGAACAGAACGAAGTGGCTGATATGGTTAAAGAATACCAGCGCCGCCGCGATTATGCCGTTGCCGCCATCAACGCCATACCAGGCTTGAGCTGCCGCTGCCCCAAGGGCGCGTTTTATATTTTCATCAATATCAAGGCCTTGAACCGCCCCTCTGCTGAGGTGGCGCAATTCCTACTGGAGCAAGCTAAAATTGCGTTGGTGCCCGGTGACGTATTTGGGCCTGGCGGCGAGGGCTATTTGCGCATGAGCTTTGCCAACAGTTATGAGAATGTTGTCGAGGGTTGCAAACGCCTACAGGAGGCTGTGGCAGTGCTAAAATAA
- a CDS encoding DNA-3-methyladenine glycosylase 2 family protein, translated as MFLYGETELSYLKKKDKRLGQVIDTLGMIERSTDSDLFASVVRHIVGQQISMAAQATIWRRIIDTLGEITPEKIYTADAAVLQACGISFRKAEYIKDFAQKVHHGMFDIEALANKSDAEVIAELSNLKGIGVWTAEMLMIFCMQRPDILSFGDLAIQRGLRMLYHHRNIDRKLFEKYRRRYSPYGTVASFYIWAVSNGAIPGMKDYAPAKKPKGKR; from the coding sequence GTGTTTTTATACGGAGAAACAGAGCTATCCTATTTAAAAAAGAAGGATAAGCGCTTAGGGCAGGTAATTGATACACTGGGTATGATTGAGCGCAGCACCGACAGCGATCTGTTTGCTTCGGTAGTGCGTCACATTGTAGGGCAGCAGATTTCGATGGCGGCACAGGCAACGATCTGGCGGAGAATTATCGACACACTGGGTGAAATAACACCAGAAAAAATATATACCGCCGATGCCGCGGTACTGCAGGCCTGTGGCATAAGCTTTAGAAAAGCTGAATATATCAAAGATTTTGCTCAAAAGGTTCATCATGGTATGTTCGATATTGAAGCACTGGCCAATAAAAGTGACGCCGAGGTGATCGCTGAGCTTTCGAATTTAAAGGGCATCGGTGTGTGGACCGCTGAAATGTTGATGATTTTTTGCATGCAACGTCCCGACATTTTAAGTTTTGGCGATCTTGCAATTCAACGTGGTCTGCGGATGCTATATCATCATCGTAATATCGACCGAAAGTTGTTCGAAAAATATCGGCGTCGCTACAGCCCTTATGGCACTGTTGCCAGTTTTTATATTTGGGCGGTTTCCAACGGCGCTATCCCAGGGATGAAGGACTATGCGCCCGCCAAAAAGCCGAAGGGGAAGCGTTAA
- a CDS encoding RNA polymerase sigma factor, whose amino-acid sequence MAKSLLRTNEEIAEIYDRHIDTVYRICFTYLKNSADTEDVAQNTFVKLMQYDGTFESIEHEKAWLIVIATNLCKDFLRHWWRKRKNVEDYDKELYSQPFQTDETIIAVMELPDKYKTAIYLYYYEGYTSVEISALLKKPQSTIRNYLHEGRNILRQKLGGDFHEE is encoded by the coding sequence ATGGCAAAATCTTTGTTACGTACGAACGAAGAGATTGCAGAGATTTACGATCGACATATTGATACGGTTTATCGAATTTGTTTTACATATTTAAAAAACTCTGCTGATACAGAGGATGTGGCACAAAACACTTTTGTAAAACTTATGCAATACGATGGCACCTTTGAAAGCATAGAGCATGAGAAGGCCTGGCTGATTGTGATTGCGACAAATCTTTGCAAAGATTTTTTGCGCCATTGGTGGCGTAAACGTAAAAACGTTGAAGACTATGATAAAGAACTTTATTCACAACCTTTTCAGACAGATGAAACTATTATTGCTGTAATGGAGTTGCCAGATAAATATAAAACAGCTATTTATCTTTACTATTACGAGGGGTACACGAGTGTTGAAATTTCAGCGCTTTTAAAAAAGCCCCAATCAACAATACGAAACTACCTGCATGAAGGAAGAAACATCCTCAGGCAGAAATTAGGTGGTGATTTCCATGAAGAATAA
- a CDS encoding DUF2334 domain-containing protein translates to MKCFFRFATFLMAVLLLLTLGVLADSEQAAEPQTAQVLLVCDEKKGRAAIEALISACGKTVDSVSETTYTADLPARYSYVITTANQPYLDAAAAGIPTVCLGESAGPVDGVTTLRLKNMGVTLQLDDHSQYQFIKAATVAQQLEHGQRYGSIELSSGDSFPFAVILSNAVYVPWYQQEGLSYIMLGGLLRQYFGADSADGAMYVLLDEIYPFSDLDMLYETTDRFAQSGIPFIVRVMPVYDNLDYPAFKRYTRSLRYVQAKGGAIVLHDPIVRQYESEREPLADKLTRAKAAFAEEGITLFDMNFPGLAVSFEDIQGIAHTRLNFGNLPIDTMIRFSLFKDVTALKNTVQQLDDAWLSISDYKSKFPELESLHYEEKTIDASYVYRESMMATLSGFFSGANRILLIIVSISVAVFLVLIAVGRRIYRQMFYRR, encoded by the coding sequence TTGAAATGTTTTTTTCGCTTCGCCACATTTTTAATGGCAGTTTTATTGTTATTGACACTTGGCGTACTGGCCGACTCAGAGCAAGCGGCCGAGCCACAAACAGCACAGGTATTGCTGGTTTGTGATGAAAAAAAAGGTCGGGCAGCAATTGAGGCGCTGATCAGCGCCTGTGGTAAAACGGTGGATTCGGTTTCAGAAACGACCTATACCGCCGATCTGCCTGCGCGTTATAGTTATGTCATAACTACGGCGAACCAACCATATCTCGACGCCGCAGCCGCTGGAATACCCACGGTCTGTCTTGGTGAAAGTGCCGGGCCGGTTGACGGCGTAACAACGCTTAGGCTAAAAAACATGGGCGTTACACTGCAACTGGATGACCACAGCCAATATCAGTTTATAAAGGCCGCTACCGTCGCGCAGCAGCTAGAACACGGCCAGCGCTACGGCAGCATTGAGCTCAGCTCAGGAGATAGCTTTCCGTTTGCAGTTATTCTTTCCAATGCGGTCTATGTGCCGTGGTACCAGCAGGAGGGGCTGAGTTATATCATGCTCGGCGGTCTGCTCCGCCAATATTTTGGCGCGGATTCGGCTGACGGGGCTATGTATGTGCTGCTAGACGAGATTTATCCCTTTTCAGATCTTGACATGCTGTACGAAACTACCGACCGTTTTGCTCAAAGCGGTATCCCCTTTATTGTCAGGGTGATGCCTGTCTATGATAATCTCGACTATCCCGCTTTTAAGCGTTATACACGGTCACTACGCTATGTTCAGGCGAAGGGCGGCGCCATTGTTTTGCACGATCCCATCGTGCGGCAGTACGAATCAGAGCGTGAGCCGCTTGCTGATAAGCTTACCCGAGCTAAGGCCGCGTTTGCCGAGGAAGGTATTACGTTGTTCGATATGAACTTTCCCGGTCTGGCTGTTTCTTTTGAAGATATTCAAGGCATCGCCCATACCCGGCTGAATTTCGGCAACCTGCCGATAGATACAATGATTCGCTTTTCGCTGTTTAAAGATGTCACGGCGCTTAAAAACACCGTGCAACAGCTGGATGATGCATGGCTTTCGATCTCAGACTATAAGTCAAAGTTTCCGGAGCTGGAGTCGTTGCACTATGAAGAAAAGACGATCGACGCGTCCTATGTTTACCGAGAGAGCATGATGGCAACGTTAAGTGGATTTTTCTCAGGTGCAAACCGAATTTTGCTGATAATTGTGAGTATTAGCGTCGCAGTGTTTCTGGTTTTGATTGCGGTGGGACGCAGGATTTATCGACAGATGTTTTACAGGAGATAA
- a CDS encoding YjdF family protein, with protein sequence MCQTIVRLTVFFQDPFWVGIFERTCENYYEVCKMTFGSEPKDYEVYAFLLEGWRGLHFSTPVNTTPPGAKRINPKRMQRSIKRQLQETGAGTKAQQALKLQQEQNKMVRKSLARENREAEQQRKFSMKQQKRKEKHRGH encoded by the coding sequence ATGTGTCAGACCATTGTGAGGTTAACCGTGTTTTTTCAGGATCCATTTTGGGTAGGCATCTTTGAGCGCACATGTGAAAATTATTATGAGGTCTGTAAAATGACTTTTGGGTCCGAACCAAAGGACTATGAGGTCTATGCTTTTTTGTTGGAAGGATGGCGTGGGCTGCACTTTAGTACGCCGGTCAATACGACACCGCCAGGTGCAAAGCGTATCAACCCCAAACGCATGCAGCGCAGCATTAAACGCCAGCTTCAGGAAACCGGTGCTGGAACAAAAGCGCAACAGGCTCTAAAGTTACAGCAAGAGCAAAATAAGATGGTGCGCAAGAGCCTCGCCCGAGAAAACCGAGAAGCCGAGCAGCAACGCAAATTCAGCATGAAACAACAAAAACGTAAAGAGAAGCACCGGGGGCACTAA
- a CDS encoding diguanylate cyclase: protein MKQNRNFLIADLAFLCMLLLLFVCILFISGTPDSFQKNTIILAAVLTTVIITYFSTLPIGLILNIVMIFSYATYVIVYAAYRGVTISSDIYFWIIWSPCMTTAVYLFSGRTKQAEKHNEQMKEQLVRLSGVDPETELKNIRSFERECGVYMNISRRYQMSLVVVVWQFRYQRELTQMLGQNGLMQLAKQISKELLESLRQEDALYMLDNNPFTWGTMLFTDLESTHIVVDRVLKRLEKLDLTSASGKHKINLEMRSGAARFSERIDTPFQLLEEAKKKLEYDV, encoded by the coding sequence ATGAAACAAAACAGAAACTTTCTAATCGCTGATCTGGCGTTTCTTTGCATGTTGCTGCTCTTATTTGTCTGTATTCTGTTTATATCCGGCACACCGGATAGTTTTCAGAAAAATACGATTATTCTAGCGGCGGTGCTGACAACCGTTATCATCACTTATTTTTCAACCTTGCCCATCGGGTTAATACTCAATATTGTGATGATCTTCAGCTATGCAACCTATGTCATTGTTTATGCGGCTTATCGGGGCGTTACAATCTCGTCGGATATTTATTTCTGGATTATCTGGAGCCCCTGCATGACCACTGCGGTGTATTTGTTTTCGGGCCGAACCAAACAGGCTGAAAAGCATAATGAACAAATGAAGGAGCAGTTGGTGCGTCTTTCGGGTGTAGACCCAGAAACAGAGCTGAAAAACATCAGAAGCTTCGAGCGGGAATGCGGCGTGTATATGAATATTTCGCGCCGCTACCAAATGAGTCTGGTTGTTGTTGTTTGGCAGTTCCGCTATCAGCGTGAGCTGACGCAGATGCTGGGGCAAAATGGCCTGATGCAGTTGGCTAAGCAGATTTCCAAGGAATTATTAGAATCGTTACGTCAAGAGGACGCACTTTATATGCTTGATAACAATCCCTTTACGTGGGGGACGATGCTTTTCACCGATCTGGAATCGACGCACATTGTGGTTGATCGCGTGCTTAAAAGGCTTGAAAAGTTGGATTTGACCAGTGCTTCTGGCAAGCATAAGATTAATTTGGAGATGCGCTCGGGTGCCGCGCGCTTTTCTGAAAGAATTGATACGCCGTTCCAGCTGTTGGAGGAAGCCAAAAAGAAGCTAGAATACGATGTTTAG
- the wecB gene encoding UDP-N-acetylglucosamine 2-epimerase (non-hydrolyzing), protein MKHLKVMLVFGTRPDAIKMAPLIFACQKDARLDTTVCVTAQHRQILDDVLTQFNITPDFDLNIMQENQTLTDITARVLSGMERVLARNKPDVLLVHGDTTTALSAGLSAFYHQIPIGHVEAGLRTGNPNSPYPEEMNRTLLGNLSTLHFAPTEQNRQNLLHQNVGGKIYVTGNTAIDVLRYTVRPDYRFTQPLLNQMDYDRRMILLTTHRRENLGGGISDIFAAINRLITDFPDVEVLFPVHPNPAVRNLAESAFSDNPRVHLLEPLNVLDMHNLISRCYMVMTDSGGLQEEAPSLNKPVLVLRRETERIEAVCAGTAMLAGVSQDSVFACAARLLTDRALYNKMAGVANPYGDGFASERIINAMIMAFSDTSVPLDAPLYVPRLQEV, encoded by the coding sequence ATGAAACATCTGAAAGTGATGCTGGTGTTTGGCACAAGGCCAGATGCTATAAAAATGGCGCCGTTAATTTTCGCATGCCAAAAGGATGCTCGGCTGGACACGACTGTATGCGTCACCGCGCAGCACCGCCAGATACTTGATGACGTGCTGACACAATTTAATATTACACCTGACTTCGACCTGAACATTATGCAGGAAAATCAAACTCTCACTGATATCACTGCCCGGGTTCTATCTGGTATGGAGCGAGTTCTGGCACGGAATAAACCGGATGTTTTATTGGTGCATGGAGACACAACCACCGCTCTTTCCGCCGGTTTAAGCGCATTTTATCATCAAATTCCCATAGGGCATGTCGAAGCCGGGCTGCGTACCGGCAACCCCAATTCTCCCTACCCGGAAGAAATGAACCGCACACTATTGGGCAATTTAAGTACGTTACACTTTGCACCCACCGAGCAGAACCGCCAGAATTTACTGCACCAGAATGTGGGTGGAAAAATCTATGTCACCGGCAATACGGCCATTGACGTCCTGCGCTATACCGTCCGCCCAGACTACCGTTTTACTCAGCCGTTGCTCAACCAGATGGACTATGACCGCCGCATGATACTGCTTACCACACACCGCCGCGAAAATTTGGGCGGAGGCATATCCGATATTTTTGCCGCTATCAATAGGCTGATAACAGATTTCCCTGATGTTGAGGTGTTGTTCCCGGTACATCCCAATCCGGCCGTGCGAAATCTGGCCGAGTCAGCCTTTTCAGATAACCCACGCGTGCACCTTTTAGAACCGCTCAATGTATTGGACATGCACAATCTGATCAGTCGGTGCTACATGGTCATGACCGATTCAGGCGGGCTGCAAGAAGAGGCACCATCATTAAATAAGCCGGTGCTGGTGCTGCGTCGGGAGACCGAGCGCATAGAGGCTGTCTGCGCTGGAACAGCAATGCTGGCTGGTGTAAGTCAGGACTCGGTTTTCGCCTGTGCCGCCAGACTTTTAACCGACCGTGCGCTCTACAATAAGATGGCCGGCGTTGCTAACCCGTACGGAGATGGTTTTGCTAGCGAAAGAATTATTAATGCAATGATTATGGCGTTTTCAGATACATCGGTGCCTTTGGATGCCCCTTTGTATGTCCCGCGATTGCAGGAGGTTTAG
- a CDS encoding glycosyltransferase, which translates to MLASLFCIWSLLLINVLMIVSGYMYYLETTRYTPPVPDQFPMVSIMVPAHNEGIVIVQTVLSLLAFNYPKDRYEIIVINDNSSDNSAQLLADIQQKNPGRNLKIINTDSVTGGKGKSNALNIGFAHCTGEYIVIYDADNTPEPNALRLLVSEICADSSLGAVIGKFRTRNKNATLLTRFINIETLSFQWMAQAGRWKLLKLCTIPGTNFIIRRKILEEMGGWDIHAIAEDTEISFRVYRMGYRIKFLPQAVTWEQEPQTIKVWFRQRTRWVKGNIYVLIKNLPMLFDRRAGQVRFDILYFMAIYFLLLTSLVISDSVFLLNASGWAHMTLAGFSNLLWALAVVMFILGTYVTITTEKGEMHASNIVIIALMYFTYAKMWMVVAVYGLIQYLKDLILRKETTWYKTERFK; encoded by the coding sequence ATGCTGGCTTCCCTTTTTTGTATATGGTCGCTGTTGCTGATCAATGTGCTTATGATTGTGAGCGGCTACATGTATTATCTCGAGACTACGCGCTATACCCCGCCCGTGCCGGATCAATTCCCCATGGTTTCTATCATGGTTCCGGCACATAACGAGGGTATAGTCATTGTGCAGACGGTGCTGTCCCTGCTAGCGTTTAACTATCCGAAGGACCGATACGAAATTATCGTCATCAACGACAACTCCTCAGACAACAGTGCACAGCTTCTAGCGGATATTCAGCAGAAAAACCCTGGACGCAACCTGAAAATAATCAACACCGATAGCGTGACCGGCGGCAAGGGTAAGTCCAACGCACTCAACATTGGCTTTGCACACTGCACCGGTGAATATATCGTGATCTATGATGCTGATAATACCCCGGAGCCTAATGCACTGCGGCTATTGGTCTCTGAAATTTGTGCCGATAGCTCTCTGGGCGCTGTTATTGGAAAATTTCGTACGCGAAACAAAAATGCGACGCTGCTCACTCGCTTTATTAACATCGAGACGCTTTCTTTTCAGTGGATGGCGCAGGCCGGACGGTGGAAGCTGCTCAAGTTATGTACCATACCGGGGACGAACTTTATCATTCGGCGCAAGATTCTTGAGGAAATGGGCGGATGGGATATCCATGCCATTGCCGAGGATACTGAGATCAGCTTTCGTGTTTATCGGATGGGGTATCGTATCAAATTCTTGCCACAGGCGGTCACATGGGAGCAGGAGCCTCAGACCATTAAGGTTTGGTTTCGTCAGAGAACCCGTTGGGTGAAGGGCAATATCTATGTATTGATTAAAAACCTGCCGATGCTCTTTGACCGTAGGGCGGGGCAAGTGCGTTTTGATATCTTGTATTTTATGGCGATTTATTTCCTGCTACTGACCTCGCTCGTCATTTCGGACAGCGTGTTTTTGCTCAATGCCAGCGGCTGGGCACATATGACGCTAGCCGGTTTTAGCAACCTGCTTTGGGCGCTCGCCGTTGTGATGTTCATCTTGGGAACGTATGTGACCATTACGACCGAGAAAGGCGAGATGCACGCTTCAAATATTGTGATTATCGCGCTGATGTACTTTACATACGCCAAGATGTGGATGGTCGTCGCAGTGTATGGATTGATCCAGTATTTAAAAGATCTCATCCTGCGCAAAGAAACAACATGGTATAAAACAGAACGTTTTAAATAA